A single Triticum dicoccoides isolate Atlit2015 ecotype Zavitan chromosome 2A, WEW_v2.0, whole genome shotgun sequence DNA region contains:
- the LOC119355478 gene encoding classical arabinogalactan protein 9-like isoform X1: MVVPRSAMPATPSAPPSAAKSAPTGPCSAPAAVRCRTAAVEPPPWMLTPAATRPPRSSASSPSTRRRRMRTSTPGSPTTSPKSYTRFRSRAHVNRCRQEHACDIITIRDAAQKDVVRSVTSRVR, encoded by the exons ATGGTGGTGCCCCGCTCTGCGATGCCTGCGACACCGAGCGCGCCGCCCTCTGCTGCCAAATCGGCGCCCACCGGGCCATGCTCTGCGCCGGCCGCCGTGCGCTGCCGGACCGCGGCGGTGGAGCCTCCCCCGTGGATGCTTACACCAGCGGCTACGCGCCCGCCGAGATCGTCCGCATCTTCTCCGTCGACGCGTCGTCGTCGCATGAGGACTTCGACGCCTGGCTCGCCGACAACCTCCCCCAAATCCTACACGAGGTTCAG GTCGCGAGCACATGTGAATCGTTGTCGTCAAGAGCATGCTTGTGACATCATTACTATACGTGATGCAGCGCAAAAGGATGTTGTCAGGAG TGTGACAAGTCGTGTGAGATGA
- the LOC119355478 gene encoding uncharacterized protein LOC119355478 isoform X3 — MLCAGRRALPDRGGGASPVDAYTSGYAPAEIVRIFSVDASSSHEDFDAWLADNLPQILHEVQVASTCESLSSRACL; from the exons ATGCTCTGCGCCGGCCGCCGTGCGCTGCCGGACCGCGGCGGTGGAGCCTCCCCCGTGGATGCTTACACCAGCGGCTACGCGCCCGCCGAGATCGTCCGCATCTTCTCCGTCGACGCGTCGTCGTCGCATGAGGACTTCGACGCCTGGCTCGCCGACAACCTCCCCCAAATCCTACACGAGGTTCAG GTCGCGAGCACATGTGAATCGTTGTCGTCAAGAGCATGCTTGTGA
- the LOC119355478 gene encoding classical arabinogalactan protein 9-like isoform X2 encodes MVVPRSAMPATPSAPPSAAKSAPTGPCSAPAAVRCRTAAVEPPPWMLTPAATRPPRSSASSPSTRRRRMRTSTPGSPTTSPKSYTRFRSRAHVNRCRQEHACDIITIRDAAQKDVVRS; translated from the exons ATGGTGGTGCCCCGCTCTGCGATGCCTGCGACACCGAGCGCGCCGCCCTCTGCTGCCAAATCGGCGCCCACCGGGCCATGCTCTGCGCCGGCCGCCGTGCGCTGCCGGACCGCGGCGGTGGAGCCTCCCCCGTGGATGCTTACACCAGCGGCTACGCGCCCGCCGAGATCGTCCGCATCTTCTCCGTCGACGCGTCGTCGTCGCATGAGGACTTCGACGCCTGGCTCGCCGACAACCTCCCCCAAATCCTACACGAGGTTCAG GTCGCGAGCACATGTGAATCGTTGTCGTCAAGAGCATGCTTGTGACATCATTACTATACGTGATGCAGCGCAAAAGGATGTTGTCAGGAG TTAA